In Ferribacterium limneticum, a genomic segment contains:
- a CDS encoding translocation/assembly module TamB domain-containing protein, giving the protein MNRRPRLFSLLLASATVIGGLGWLTTSESGLQTAIGLAQSATAGQLQIEQASGRLLGNMDIGQLRWQGAKQQIEAKQIHLDWTPSALLHGSLDIAELSIAALNIVTTPSDTPTPPPTDLQLPVTVNAKKVAILKLSIGDGFTATDLAASFSSDGRQHQLADVHALTGGIAITGSASLDGLAPMPLAASAEISGQLDERPLALALTANGPLERIALTAVATQGVAGTAEVALTPFADAAFASARLLLEDIDPATWQPGAPQARLSITADIAPQGDGIVGSFGLTNHQPGPLDRQRLPLATLAGTVDWQGSSAKFATLHAALPGSSELDGSGEWRDGALKLALTASRLDAAQIVSTLRSTRLNGPISSQLGADRQQLKLDLKDATYALLAEASHADQRIDLPQLQLSAGDARLSAKAELDLKTPRAFTAEGELQRFDPSRFAKVPAAQINASFKAAGRLDPRAVVDASFTLKDSRVANQPLSGQGKLAIAWPRIPGIDIQLVSGANHLTAKGSFGQPGDTVVVDLDAQQLAAYGLDGGITGRLDLTGSAQQPKIAGQLNAAKIGKPGVARLTGLSLKADGGGELGSPLSLDLAIAALDTPDQPGLLRNIRLHGAGTNQAHSLTASAEVAGKNLLSMAVDGGLSSNFSQWQGRLLEAKMNSTDKSRNFHLAAPAPIKLAGAGWNFGPAQFVGDPLDWQATLQAGADARHLHATLSAKGSRIGRVDGELNAAMLGAWSLDQQARWQGRLKTDIADLGWLAELIGDGWQSEGRLNGELQLAGTPAVPLSSGRFRGENLALRLPAQGLNLARGELDVDLRDNLLHINRLGFDSLLRPMPRAIRLEARDDLTALTAKPGRLEISGEIRVDRGSAGENAFLDIKLDRLGAFQLPDQWVAVSGNGRLSLKDGTLGAVGKLAVDAGYWQLAPSGTPRLSDDVVVKRPGSKKPAASLRPKLELDVSTDLGRNFLFNGAGLSSRLVGDIRITAHGRDLPRASGTIRARSGRYEAYGQKLEIERGILSFNGLLDNPGLDVRAVRKGLSVEPGVQISGSAQRPVIKLISDPELPDAEKLAWLVLGHGPEQMGAGDATLLFSAAGGLLGNDSGNVVQQLKKTFGFDEFGLRQGNIGDTGGRQPVSRVAGGNSISTAGTTGQQILSVGKRLTSNALVSYEQTLGRAEGIVKLTVNLTRQIAVIGRAGSDNALDIFYTLTFGRTEEKPVVKKD; this is encoded by the coding sequence ATGAATCGCCGCCCCCGCCTGTTCTCCCTCCTCCTCGCCAGCGCCACCGTCATCGGCGGACTCGGCTGGCTGACGACCAGCGAAAGCGGTCTGCAAACCGCCATCGGCCTGGCCCAAAGCGCTACCGCCGGCCAGTTGCAGATCGAACAAGCCAGCGGCCGCCTGCTCGGCAACATGGACATCGGCCAACTGCGCTGGCAAGGCGCCAAGCAGCAAATCGAGGCAAAGCAAATCCACCTCGACTGGACGCCGTCAGCGCTCCTGCACGGCAGTCTGGACATCGCCGAACTGAGCATCGCCGCCCTGAACATCGTCACCACCCCGAGCGACACGCCGACGCCGCCACCGACCGATCTGCAGTTGCCTGTCACGGTCAACGCGAAAAAAGTCGCAATTTTGAAATTGAGCATCGGCGACGGCTTCACCGCCACCGACCTCGCCGCCAGCTTCAGCAGCGACGGTCGCCAGCACCAGCTTGCAGACGTCCATGCCCTGACCGGCGGCATCGCCATCACGGGCAGCGCCAGCCTCGACGGCCTCGCCCCCATGCCGCTCGCCGCCAGCGCCGAGATTTCCGGCCAGCTCGACGAGCGCCCACTTGCCCTGGCGCTGACCGCCAACGGCCCGCTCGAGCGCATCGCGCTGACCGCCGTCGCCACCCAAGGCGTCGCCGGCACGGCCGAGGTCGCGCTCACGCCGTTCGCCGACGCCGCTTTCGCCAGCGCCCGACTCCTGCTTGAAGACATCGACCCGGCCACCTGGCAGCCCGGCGCGCCGCAGGCACGGCTCAGCATCACCGCCGACATCGCGCCGCAAGGCGATGGCATCGTCGGTAGCTTCGGTCTGACCAACCACCAGCCCGGCCCCCTCGACCGCCAGCGCCTGCCGCTCGCCACGCTGGCCGGCACCGTCGACTGGCAGGGCAGCAGCGCCAAATTCGCCACCCTGCATGCAGCCCTGCCCGGCAGCAGCGAACTCGACGGCAGCGGCGAGTGGCGCGACGGCGCCCTGAAACTGGCGCTGACCGCCAGCCGACTCGACGCTGCGCAAATCGTCTCAACGCTACGGTCAACCCGATTAAACGGCCCAATTTCAAGTCAGCTCGGCGCCGACCGCCAGCAACTCAAGCTCGACCTCAAGGATGCCACCTACGCCCTGCTCGCTGAGGCCAGCCACGCCGACCAGCGCATCGACCTGCCGCAACTGCAACTCTCCGCTGGCGATGCCCGCCTGAGCGCCAAGGCCGAACTCGACCTCAAAACGCCGCGCGCCTTCACGGCCGAAGGCGAACTGCAACGATTCGACCCGAGCCGCTTCGCCAAAGTACCGGCGGCGCAAATCAATGCCAGCTTCAAGGCCGCCGGCCGGCTCGACCCACGGGCTGTGGTCGACGCCAGCTTCACGCTAAAAGACAGCCGGGTCGCCAACCAGCCGCTGAGCGGCCAGGGCAAGCTCGCCATCGCCTGGCCACGCATTCCTGGCATCGATATCCAGCTCGTTTCCGGCGCCAACCACCTGACGGCCAAGGGGTCTTTCGGCCAGCCCGGCGACACCGTGGTCGTCGACCTCGACGCCCAGCAACTCGCCGCCTACGGCCTCGACGGCGGCATCACCGGCCGGCTCGATCTGACCGGCTCGGCGCAACAACCGAAAATCGCCGGCCAGTTGAACGCCGCCAAAATCGGCAAACCCGGCGTCGCCCGCCTCACCGGCCTCAGCCTGAAGGCCGACGGCGGCGGCGAGCTTGGCTCGCCGCTAAGCCTCGATCTCGCCATCGCCGCCCTCGACACCCCGGACCAGCCCGGCCTGCTGCGCAACATCCGCCTGCACGGCGCCGGCACCAACCAGGCGCACAGCCTGACGGCCAGCGCCGAGGTGGCCGGCAAGAATCTGCTGAGCATGGCCGTCGACGGCGGTTTGAGCAGCAACTTCAGCCAGTGGCAAGGCCGCCTGCTCGAAGCAAAAATGAACAGCACCGACAAGTCGCGCAATTTCCACCTTGCCGCGCCGGCCCCGATCAAGCTGGCCGGCGCTGGCTGGAACTTTGGCCCGGCCCAGTTCGTCGGCGATCCGCTCGACTGGCAAGCCACGCTGCAAGCGGGCGCCGACGCCAGACACCTGCACGCCACGCTAAGCGCCAAGGGCAGCCGGATCGGCCGGGTCGATGGCGAACTCAACGCCGCCATGCTCGGCGCCTGGTCGCTCGACCAGCAGGCACGCTGGCAAGGCCGGCTCAAAACCGACATCGCCGACCTCGGCTGGCTGGCCGAGCTGATCGGCGACGGCTGGCAGAGCGAGGGCCGCCTCAACGGCGAACTGCAACTGGCCGGGACGCCCGCCGTGCCGCTGAGCAGCGGCCGTTTCCGCGGCGAGAACCTGGCCCTGCGCCTGCCCGCACAAGGCCTCAACCTGGCGCGCGGCGAACTCGATGTCGATCTGCGCGACAACCTGCTGCACATCAACCGCCTCGGCTTCGACAGCCTGCTCCGGCCCATGCCCCGGGCGATCCGCCTCGAGGCGCGTGACGACCTGACGGCACTAACGGCCAAGCCGGGGCGACTTGAAATTTCGGGCGAAATTCGGGTTGACCGTGGAAGTGCCGGCGAAAACGCCTTCCTCGACATCAAACTCGACCGCCTCGGCGCTTTCCAGCTCCCCGACCAGTGGGTCGCCGTTTCCGGCAACGGCCGGCTCAGCCTCAAAGACGGCACGCTCGGCGCCGTCGGCAAACTGGCCGTCGATGCCGGCTACTGGCAACTCGCCCCCAGCGGCACGCCGCGACTGTCCGACGACGTCGTGGTCAAGCGCCCGGGCAGTAAAAAGCCGGCGGCCAGCCTGCGCCCGAAACTCGAGCTCGACGTCAGCACCGACCTTGGCCGCAATTTCCTGTTCAACGGCGCCGGCCTGTCCAGCCGACTGGTCGGTGATATCCGCATAACCGCCCATGGCCGCGACCTGCCGCGGGCCAGCGGCACGATCCGGGCGCGCAGCGGCCGCTACGAAGCCTATGGTCAGAAACTGGAGATCGAACGCGGCATCCTGAGTTTCAATGGCCTGCTCGACAATCCCGGCCTCGACGTCCGCGCCGTGCGCAAGGGGCTATCGGTCGAACCCGGCGTGCAGATCAGCGGCTCGGCGCAACGGCCGGTCATCAAGCTGATCTCCGACCCGGAACTGCCCGATGCCGAAAAACTCGCCTGGCTGGTCCTTGGCCACGGCCCGGAACAGATGGGTGCCGGCGACGCGACGCTGCTTTTCTCGGCAGCCGGCGGCCTGCTCGGCAACGATTCGGGGAATGTTGTCCAGCAGTTGAAAAAGACCTTTGGATTCGACGAATTCGGCCTTCGTCAGGGCAATATCGGCGACACCGGCGGGCGTCAGCCAGTCAGTCGGGTGGCCGGCGGCAACAGCATCAGCACAGCCGGGACGACCGGCCAGCAGATCCTCAGCGTCGGCAAACGCCTGACGTCAAACGCGCTTGTTTCCTACGAGCAGACGCTGGGTCGTGCCGAAGGCATCGTCAAGCTCACCGTCAACCTGACCCGACAAATCGCTGTCATTGGCCGCGCCGGCAGCGACAACGCGCTGGACATCTTCTACACGCTGACCTTCGGGCGCACAGAAGAAAAGCCCGTCGTCAAGAAGGACTGA
- a CDS encoding autotransporter assembly complex protein TamA, with the protein MITRRLPLLFLLAIATPLMAGELTVQAPDEISELLAPWLPEEAGNTSRLQGQLSEILATEGYFSPEFNFTENDDGLTLNLDPGPRTTIASVNVTVDGKIEPKTKSDLIAGWGLPVGQPFRQADWNDAKQQILADLLAVEHADAKLVDSEASIDAETHRADLQAHYDAGPRYRFGSIRVEGLENYPPDLIARYNRAVQPGQPYREDRLNALQGTLQATPYFSSVQTTLDREAAVVNEDGTATAPVLVRVRERSPHRVSFGAGASSNTGARVEVNYHTPNLLGRGWALDSGLRFEQKRQTAYSDVFLPPDERNRRHSVGIMAEAANIQGLKTERYAFGAQTVQQRGIVEQRLSLNWQEEKREASGASPQTARALVPNGVWTWRHIDNLLDPRDGTVIQVQIGGGAKAALSDQNFIRLHSRVQHYIPLGRADTLNLRGEIGYTFADSRQHIPQDYLFRTGGAGSVRGYAYQSLGVREGSAIVGGRYLAIASAEFTHWLDESWGIAAFVDAGDAVDSLQDIRLAVGAGLGARWRSPAGPIGVDLAYGERNQEVHLHFSLAIPF; encoded by the coding sequence GTGATTACCCGCCGCCTGCCACTCCTTTTTCTGCTCGCCATCGCCACGCCGCTGATGGCCGGCGAGCTGACTGTGCAGGCGCCGGACGAGATCAGCGAACTGCTGGCGCCGTGGTTGCCGGAAGAAGCCGGCAACACTAGCCGTTTGCAGGGGCAACTGAGCGAAATCCTTGCCACCGAAGGCTATTTTTCGCCGGAATTCAATTTCACTGAAAACGATGATGGCCTGACGCTGAACCTCGATCCCGGGCCACGAACGACCATCGCCAGCGTCAATGTCACGGTCGACGGGAAAATTGAGCCAAAAACGAAATCGGACCTCATCGCCGGCTGGGGCCTGCCAGTCGGCCAGCCCTTCCGGCAAGCCGACTGGAACGACGCCAAGCAGCAGATCCTCGCCGACCTGCTGGCTGTCGAACACGCCGACGCCAAACTGGTCGACAGCGAAGCCAGCATCGACGCCGAAACGCACCGCGCCGACCTGCAAGCCCATTACGACGCCGGCCCGCGCTACCGTTTCGGCAGCATTCGCGTCGAGGGCCTGGAAAACTACCCGCCCGACCTCATCGCGCGCTACAACCGCGCCGTGCAGCCCGGCCAGCCCTACCGCGAAGACCGGCTCAACGCGCTGCAGGGCACGCTGCAAGCTACGCCCTACTTTTCCTCGGTGCAGACCACGCTCGACCGCGAGGCGGCCGTGGTCAATGAGGACGGCACGGCGACGGCGCCCGTCCTCGTCCGCGTCCGCGAGCGTTCGCCGCACCGTGTTTCCTTCGGCGCCGGCGCCAGTTCCAACACCGGTGCCCGCGTCGAGGTGAACTACCACACGCCCAACCTGCTCGGCCGCGGCTGGGCGCTCGATAGCGGCCTGCGTTTCGAGCAGAAAAGACAGACCGCCTACAGCGACGTCTTCCTGCCGCCCGACGAGCGCAACCGCCGGCACAGCGTCGGCATCATGGCCGAAGCGGCCAACATCCAGGGCCTCAAAACCGAGCGCTACGCCTTTGGCGCGCAGACCGTGCAGCAACGCGGCATCGTCGAACAGCGGCTGTCGCTCAACTGGCAGGAGGAAAAGCGCGAAGCCAGCGGCGCCAGCCCGCAAACGGCGCGGGCGCTGGTCCCCAACGGCGTGTGGACCTGGCGCCACATCGACAACCTGCTCGACCCGCGTGACGGCACCGTCATCCAGGTCCAGATCGGCGGCGGCGCCAAGGCCGCGCTCTCCGACCAGAACTTCATCCGCCTGCACAGCCGCGTCCAGCACTACATCCCGCTCGGCCGCGCCGACACGCTCAATCTGCGCGGCGAAATCGGTTACACCTTCGCCGATTCGCGCCAGCACATCCCGCAGGATTACCTGTTCCGCACCGGCGGCGCCGGTTCGGTGCGCGGCTACGCCTACCAGAGCCTCGGCGTCCGCGAAGGCAGCGCCATCGTCGGCGGCCGCTACCTGGCCATCGCCAGCGCCGAATTCACTCACTGGCTCGACGAAAGCTGGGGCATCGCCGCCTTCGTCGACGCCGGCGATGCGGTCGATTCCCTGCAGGACATCCGCCTCGCCGTCGGCGCCGGCCTTGGCGCCCGCTGGCGCAGCCCGGCCGGGCCGATTGGCGTCGATCTGGCCTACGGCGAACGCAACCAGGAAGTGCACCTGCACTTCTCGCTGGCCATCCCGTTCTGA
- a CDS encoding site-specific recombinase produces MTKIQAFFLWLFGQAPQVGDPLVDALNRFRDPEADTLELMRRLVAELRPQNRRDGGSPERYQFMLDQLESDPALLAAFRSHVVHFIATRRLVTFFTESGVLPGTGFFSEWWRILGSHLLPEVPDERRLKDCLHVIYDQTDDWRWLEAIPADASQRFWSLLAPAEELRNVDWHRIQEQMLDAVLLLAHRVSGLGIENELMRASPNLDDDTPSFVALSAEALDFVNSFRAALSDPEQVADDGSQLLVIADQCQNTLERIRKRALTVGTSLHLSYLLTRAEQSLERLRDLAAILTTSQLSTTRGEAIQSWGEFAHAAFLAENRRNSLRFYVAQLSRLLAVRVTENAARSGEHYICDTPTDYRKMWRSAAGAGVIIGLMALLKIKAAALQTPLFGEAFLFSMIYGLGFVIIFLLGMTVATKQPAMTAQTLAGLLGDIKPTRSADLERLVDVAAAVSRSQLAAIAGNVMVALPVAIAVGFGLSYWAGEPLISIDKGAHLIADLDPLSWALPHAAIAGFYLFLSGLITGYFDNRAAYADIGPRIARLRWLQALAGRERAGRFGNYIQERLGGIMGNFLFGCMLGSTGVIGTILGLPLDIRHIAFASANLGYALVGFQFALPLKAIAWAAFGIAAIGFTNLAVSFALALRTAMRARGIIFEHWGPLLNVLGSRLLRQPRSFLLPPRQAAASA; encoded by the coding sequence ATGACAAAAATCCAGGCCTTCTTTCTCTGGCTGTTTGGCCAGGCACCCCAGGTTGGCGACCCGCTGGTCGATGCGCTGAACCGCTTTCGCGATCCCGAAGCCGATACGCTGGAACTAATGCGCCGGCTGGTCGCCGAATTGCGCCCGCAAAACCGGCGCGACGGCGGATCGCCCGAACGTTACCAGTTCATGCTCGACCAACTCGAGTCCGATCCGGCCTTGCTCGCCGCCTTTCGCAGCCACGTTGTGCATTTCATCGCCACCCGCCGGCTCGTCACCTTCTTCACCGAAAGTGGCGTGCTGCCGGGCACCGGCTTTTTCTCGGAATGGTGGCGCATCCTCGGCAGCCATCTGTTGCCGGAAGTCCCCGACGAGCGCCGGCTCAAGGACTGCCTGCACGTCATCTACGACCAGACCGACGACTGGCGCTGGCTCGAAGCCATCCCGGCCGACGCCTCGCAACGTTTCTGGTCCCTGCTCGCTCCGGCCGAGGAACTGCGCAATGTCGACTGGCACCGCATCCAGGAGCAGATGCTCGACGCCGTGCTATTGCTCGCCCACCGGGTCAGCGGCCTCGGCATCGAAAACGAACTGATGCGCGCCTCACCCAATCTCGACGATGACACGCCGAGCTTCGTCGCCCTCTCGGCCGAGGCGCTCGATTTCGTCAATTCCTTCCGCGCCGCGCTCAGCGATCCCGAGCAGGTTGCCGACGACGGCAGCCAGCTACTGGTCATCGCCGACCAGTGCCAGAACACCCTGGAACGCATCCGCAAGCGGGCGCTCACTGTCGGCACCAGCCTCCATCTTTCCTATCTATTGACGCGCGCCGAGCAAAGTCTGGAACGCCTGCGCGATCTTGCCGCCATCCTCACCACCAGCCAGCTATCGACCACCCGCGGCGAAGCCATCCAGTCCTGGGGCGAATTCGCCCACGCCGCCTTTCTCGCCGAAAACCGCCGCAACAGCCTGCGTTTTTACGTCGCCCAGCTCTCCCGCCTGCTCGCCGTGCGGGTCACCGAAAACGCCGCCCGCTCGGGCGAGCATTACATCTGCGACACACCGACCGACTACCGCAAGATGTGGCGTTCGGCCGCAGGCGCCGGCGTCATCATCGGCCTCATGGCGCTGCTCAAGATCAAGGCCGCCGCACTGCAAACGCCGCTGTTCGGCGAAGCTTTCCTGTTCAGCATGATTTACGGTCTTGGCTTCGTCATCATTTTCCTGCTCGGCATGACGGTCGCCACCAAGCAGCCGGCGATGACGGCGCAGACGCTGGCCGGCCTGCTCGGCGACATCAAGCCGACGCGCAGCGCCGATCTCGAGCGGCTGGTCGACGTCGCCGCTGCCGTCAGCCGCAGCCAGCTCGCCGCCATTGCCGGCAACGTCATGGTCGCCCTGCCCGTCGCCATCGCCGTCGGTTTCGGCCTGAGCTACTGGGCCGGCGAACCGCTGATCAGCATCGACAAGGGCGCCCATCTCATCGCCGATCTCGACCCGCTGTCCTGGGCGCTGCCGCACGCCGCCATCGCCGGTTTCTACCTCTTCCTGTCCGGCCTGATCACAGGCTATTTCGACAACCGCGCCGCCTACGCCGACATCGGCCCGCGCATCGCCCGCCTGCGCTGGCTGCAGGCGCTGGCCGGCCGCGAGCGCGCCGGGCGCTTCGGCAACTACATCCAGGAACGCCTGGGCGGCATCATGGGCAACTTCCTGTTCGGCTGCATGCTCGGCTCGACCGGCGTCATCGGCACCATCCTCGGCCTGCCGCTCGACATCCGCCACATCGCCTTCGCTTCGGCCAACCTCGGCTACGCCCTGGTCGGTTTCCAGTTCGCGTTGCCGCTCAAGGCCATCGCCTGGGCCGCCTTCGGCATCGCCGCCATCGGCTTCACCAACCTCGCCGTCAGCTTCGCGCTCGCCCTGCGCACCGCCATGCGCGCCCGCGGCATCATTTTCGAACATTGGGGGCCGTTGCTGAACGTTCTGGGGAGCCGCCTGCTCAGACAACCGCGCAGTTTCCTGCTGCCGCCGCGCCAAGCCGCTGCCAGCGCGTAA
- a CDS encoding OmpA family protein, whose translation MNIIKKSLVLALLAGIGFTAVAQERVYLIDGRDVVAKSGFGLCWRDGYWTPAAAAADKAGCECDKDLLPKEACEPKAAAKPAMPAATGVKPSGEKITVAADALFDFNKAVLRPAGKAKLDELVSKAKAIKLEVILAVGHTDRIGGDGYNQKLSEKRAAAVKEYLVAKGIEANRVYTEGKGEKQPVTGDKCKGNAKTKALIDCLQPDRRVDIEVIGTK comes from the coding sequence ATGAATATCATCAAAAAATCCCTGGTTCTGGCCCTGCTGGCCGGTATCGGTTTTACTGCTGTTGCCCAGGAACGTGTCTATCTGATCGACGGCCGTGACGTCGTTGCCAAGTCCGGTTTCGGCCTGTGCTGGCGCGATGGCTACTGGACCCCGGCCGCTGCTGCCGCCGACAAGGCCGGTTGCGAATGCGACAAGGATCTGCTGCCGAAGGAAGCCTGTGAGCCGAAGGCTGCCGCCAAGCCCGCCATGCCTGCTGCCACCGGCGTCAAGCCGTCCGGCGAGAAGATCACCGTCGCTGCTGACGCCCTGTTCGACTTCAACAAGGCTGTCCTGCGTCCGGCCGGCAAGGCCAAGCTTGACGAGCTGGTCTCCAAGGCCAAGGCCATCAAGCTTGAAGTGATCCTGGCCGTTGGCCACACCGACCGTATCGGTGGCGATGGCTACAACCAGAAGCTGTCCGAGAAGCGCGCTGCCGCCGTCAAGGAATACCTGGTTGCCAAGGGCATCGAAGCCAACCGTGTTTACACCGAAGGCAAGGGCGAGAAGCAGCCGGTTACCGGCGACAAGTGCAAGGGCAATGCCAAGACCAAGGCCCTGATCGACTGCCTGCAGCCGGATCGTCGCGTTGATATCGAAGTCATCGGCACCAAGTAA
- a CDS encoding patatin-like phospholipase family protein — MLPTRRLATVFIFGLFFQLTVAMAADAARPRIGLVLGGGGARGAAHIGVLEVLQKQRVPIDCVAGTSMGALIAGAWAAGMSPEKMREALAAADWADIFVDNPEYAEMSYRNKLVSRRYLPGSESGVSANGVAYQAGVVSGQKIKLFFNQLVRANQGERNIEDLPLPLSIIATDIGTGERVVFRDGALTTAMRASMSVPGLLAPVDHQGRKLVDGGLVDNLPIAEVRERCQADVVIAVNVGSPLLKAEEVGSLLTVSTQMVGILTEQNVSRSLATLKPTDIYIQPELNGITAADFTKHAEAAASGRAATEAAAAKLARLSASESAYATWWQGIEVSRRASPRIDDIEIVGLDKVNPGAIERYLSVQSGETIRPSVINRDLLRMYGDGYYESVDYTVFSQRERNILRIMPIEKRWGPDYARFAVNLQADNSQGSNFGLRAAYHQTWLNRLGGEMIYHGEIGSTNRLGVNYYQPLDARQRIFFEGTAGVGQTRLNVYENDKRIAQYRDSETGFGAHLGANVGLLGPVRLGWVQRHRYFDLDIGDPSLPKADKSFAGWRASLDFDQFDRMHFPTRGWAAQLSWFESPANKYARADADLRGAYAFGGTVFNARLRYTGSPRGNLPVYDAGTLGGFLNLTAFAPNQIIGDDIRYLGVRGEQIIGRLPLGLRGDMRIGLALEAAKVGSRYSESNRVGLLDSTALYVGGETPFGPAYVGFGYSTSGVSNLFLFVGTP, encoded by the coding sequence ATGTTGCCGACACGCCGCCTTGCTACCGTTTTCATTTTTGGCCTTTTTTTCCAGTTGACCGTGGCGATGGCCGCTGATGCCGCCCGGCCGCGCATCGGCCTGGTTTTGGGCGGCGGCGGGGCGCGCGGGGCGGCGCACATCGGCGTGCTGGAGGTCTTGCAGAAGCAGCGCGTGCCGATCGATTGTGTGGCAGGGACGAGCATGGGGGCGCTCATCGCCGGCGCCTGGGCGGCCGGCATGTCGCCGGAAAAGATGCGCGAGGCGCTGGCCGCGGCGGACTGGGCGGACATTTTTGTCGACAACCCCGAATACGCCGAGATGAGCTATCGCAACAAGCTGGTCTCGCGGCGCTACCTGCCCGGCTCGGAGAGCGGGGTTTCGGCCAACGGCGTGGCCTACCAGGCAGGCGTCGTCTCCGGACAGAAGATCAAGTTGTTCTTCAACCAGCTCGTGCGGGCCAATCAGGGCGAACGCAATATCGAGGATCTGCCCTTGCCGCTGTCGATCATCGCCACCGACATCGGCACCGGCGAGCGCGTGGTTTTCCGCGATGGTGCGCTGACCACGGCGATGCGCGCCAGCATGTCGGTGCCCGGCCTGCTCGCCCCGGTCGATCATCAGGGCCGCAAGCTGGTCGATGGCGGCCTCGTCGACAACCTGCCGATTGCCGAAGTGCGCGAACGCTGTCAGGCCGACGTGGTGATCGCCGTCAATGTCGGCTCGCCGCTGCTCAAGGCCGAGGAGGTCGGCTCTTTGCTCACCGTGTCGACGCAGATGGTCGGCATCCTGACCGAGCAGAACGTCAGCCGTTCGCTGGCCACGCTCAAGCCAACCGACATCTACATCCAGCCCGAACTCAACGGCATCACGGCGGCCGATTTCACGAAGCATGCCGAGGCCGCCGCCAGCGGTCGTGCCGCGACTGAAGCCGCCGCCGCAAAACTGGCCCGGCTGTCGGCTAGCGAATCGGCCTATGCCACGTGGTGGCAGGGCATCGAAGTCAGCCGGCGGGCCTCGCCGCGCATCGACGACATCGAGATCGTCGGGCTCGACAAGGTCAATCCGGGGGCCATCGAGCGCTACCTCAGCGTGCAGTCGGGCGAAACCATCCGCCCCTCGGTTATCAACCGCGACCTGTTGCGCATGTATGGCGACGGCTATTACGAGAGCGTCGATTACACCGTCTTCAGCCAGCGCGAGCGCAACATCCTGCGCATCATGCCCATCGAAAAGCGCTGGGGGCCGGACTACGCGCGTTTCGCCGTCAATCTGCAGGCCGACAACAGCCAGGGGTCGAACTTCGGCCTGCGTGCCGCCTATCACCAGACCTGGCTCAACCGGCTGGGTGGCGAGATGATCTACCACGGCGAAATCGGCTCGACCAACCGCCTCGGCGTCAATTACTACCAGCCGCTCGACGCCCGCCAGCGCATCTTTTTCGAAGGCACGGCCGGCGTCGGCCAGACGCGGCTCAATGTCTACGAAAACGACAAGCGCATCGCCCAGTACCGCGACAGCGAAACCGGCTTCGGCGCCCACCTCGGCGCCAATGTCGGTCTGCTCGGCCCGGTTCGTCTGGGCTGGGTGCAGCGCCACCGCTATTTCGATCTCGACATCGGCGACCCCTCGCTGCCCAAGGCCGACAAGAGCTTTGCCGGCTGGCGGGCCAGCCTCGATTTCGACCAGTTCGACCGCATGCACTTCCCGACCCGCGGCTGGGCGGCGCAGCTGTCGTGGTTCGAGTCGCCCGCCAACAAATATGCACGAGCCGATGCCGACCTGCGCGGCGCCTACGCCTTCGGCGGTACCGTATTCAACGCCCGGCTGCGCTACACCGGCTCGCCGCGCGGCAACCTGCCGGTTTACGACGCCGGCACGCTGGGCGGCTTCCTCAACCTGACGGCTTTCGCCCCGAACCAGATCATCGGCGACGACATCCGCTACCTCGGCGTGCGCGGCGAGCAGATCATCGGCCGCCTGCCGCTCGGCCTGCGTGGCGACATGCGCATCGGCCTCGCCCTCGAAGCGGCCAAGGTCGGCTCGCGCTACTCGGAATCGAATCGGGTCGGCCTGCTCGACTCGACCGCCTTGTATGTCGGCGGCGAAACGCCGTTCGGGCCGGCCTATGTCGGCTTTGGCTACTCGACGAGCGGCGTCTCCAACCTCTTCCTGTTTGTCGGGACGCCCTGA
- a CDS encoding ComEA family DNA-binding protein: MKSRFLMFALAALLCVGQALARVNVNTATAEELQTLNGIGPVRAQLIIDYRRENGPFKTLDDLRKIPELRGAVAEGLKGRITYTGPTKISGAEPDNKSESRKAERASPASPSVQPAKPKALPPPKSVAKPLAKPAEQAAQPAAPAPMNVAKPASPASPARPAMPGKSASENKPVTAAPSAEEKAPAALAPARPAMPGKPAAPASVPAKPAASEAKSAAPAKPASPVAKPAGPAMPGAPAKPASPAQPAAY; this comes from the coding sequence ATGAAATCACGTTTTCTGATGTTCGCCTTGGCGGCTCTGCTCTGCGTCGGCCAGGCCCTGGCCCGGGTCAACGTCAACACCGCCACCGCCGAAGAGCTGCAGACCCTGAATGGCATCGGGCCGGTACGGGCCCAGTTGATCATCGACTATCGCCGCGAGAACGGGCCGTTCAAGACCCTCGACGATCTGCGGAAAATTCCCGAGCTACGCGGCGCGGTTGCCGAGGGCTTGAAAGGCCGGATTACCTACACCGGCCCAACCAAGATTTCGGGCGCCGAGCCCGATAACAAGAGCGAAAGCCGCAAAGCCGAACGCGCTTCTCCGGCCAGCCCATCGGTTCAGCCGGCGAAACCCAAAGCCTTGCCGCCGCCAAAGTCAGTTGCCAAACCGCTCGCCAAGCCAGCCGAGCAAGCAGCGCAGCCCGCCGCGCCGGCGCCGATGAACGTGGCCAAGCCCGCCAGCCCCGCATCCCCGGCCAGACCGGCGATGCCCGGCAAATCCGCCAGCGAGAACAAGCCGGTTACGGCCGCGCCGTCGGCAGAAGAGAAAGCACCCGCCGCGCTTGCCCCGGCTCGCCCCGCCATGCCCGGCAAGCCGGCCGCTCCGGCCTCGGTTCCGGCCAAACCAGCCGCTTCCGAAGCCAAGTCTGCCGCACCGGCCAAGCCGGCGTCACCTGTCGCCAAACCGGCCGGCCCGGCTATGCCCGGCGCGCCGGCCAAACCCGCCAGCCCGGCGCAGCCAGCTGCGTACTGA